CACATTCTGCATATCCATACTTGCTTACTTACAACACATAATTCCCGGACGTACTTTATACAAATAAGCGTGATGGCAAGCGCTCTCTGCATAATCTGATCCTATAAAATACTGCCGTTCGGACGAGGGCCAACCAATGAAGCATATCTCTCCGATTAAAACGTTATAAAACTGGCAGGATTTCATCCAAACGAATCGCTCTCATAAATTTTCCAAAAGGAGTAATTCGGCTATCATTATACACTGGAAAGCATCAGCGCACCCTTTTCAGCACCCAAAACATCGATCGAAACTTATAAATGGAAAAAGGATTTCCATGCGGTCGAATTCTCTAGACAAAAGAAAATGGGGCTCGTGACGTCCTTTAATAATGATTGCTG
The sequence above is drawn from the Bacteroidota bacterium genome and encodes:
- a CDS encoding sugar transferase: MYNDSRITPFGKFMRAIRLDEILPVL